TCTGCCTGCAATTACACagtagaaaatccacagcatgtccctCTACAGGCTAGTTGAGGATGAATTAACAGGCCAAACAGGCCATAAAATAGTTGTCAGCTGAATCAAATGACAACCTCCATTCTCTACCGCTTATCTCAGAAAAATAAAAGCTCAGACAAGGTTAAATACTACCTATCCAATTCCCCTTCCCATAAACTTGTAAGCAGATCTTGTTAAAACTAGCAGAAATCTGCATGTCTATGGCTAGCTTTACTGTTCAAACTAGCTCAATATCCCCCCCTGTGGGAAACCATTGGGAATATCTATCCACACAATGGGCTATAAGCCAGCTAAATCCCTTCATTAGGTATCCCCAACTCAAATTGTGAAATTTaaactttattaataaaaaataaatgatgtcccACTCTTGAGAATAAAACTATCAGATCCCCATCAATTATGTGTCACaggtaatggggaggggaaaacaccagataacacacagaaggaaatagaccggagtctaggcctcaaagctaatggagagggatggtgacctcctaggaatccctagacctctccctgactcctgccaatatgagtagaccctgaaagTGGAAATACTCAAACACCGTAACcttagccctggagaccctggaaaGCCCTAAGggtggtggcagggaatgagattactggttccttcccagatgaaggacccagcgtctccctgaggcctagaaaaaaaaaaaaaaaaaaaaaaaaaaaccacaagcgAACAACAATGCTcttagcttaaagaagaatggaggagcaggagatccaaaagaacaacacaccagctcaaccaactccagaaggaaatatcaaccgcatggtaagcagtgtgaatcagtaatgaccacaagctggacctgacaagaggtgtggtcatcattaccaaacaacactgcaaggagaaaacagagagactgtcagataccctcacgggccgccagtctctcagatattctcacctctgtcatggaaGGGACCATGACATTATGCTATGGTGCAGCACTGGCACTGACTAGCCTCAGATTTATTGCTAGCATTATATGTTATGGGGCTAAATAGTGTAAAATTGTACTCACTAGGGAGATCACAGAGTTCAATTTGTTGCCAAGCACTCCGTGTGCATCgctgtctcttcctaggccatgtgaaatCACTGTATATTGGTTACATGACCTAGTTGTAGCtcagttccattgaagtgaatggggctgagctgcaataacaagcaATATGGCACTGTGCTTTGTACGCTGCCAGAAGCCCACCGCGCTCAGCAGAGCTCcctggaacagctgattggtggtcaTCATTATGctttcctggacaaccccttaaatttcCAATATTTAGAGAGCATTCATTTTTAAGTCAAGCAGCAGCCTAGAAAATTTTACTTCTTGGTTTctgtaagacctcatgcacataaacgtattttgtttcagtgtccaatttttatttttttgcagataggatgtggacccattaatttcaataagtccgcaaaaaatggtgtgctgtccgcatctgtatgtctgttccgtagccccacaaaaaatatagagtatatcctattcttgtcagttttgcggaaaagaataggcattgttacaatggatccgccaaaaaaaaacgaTGCAACATGaatatcatccgtattttttggacatcaaaatacatatggtcgtgtgcatgtagcctaaaaaaggggagaactgcaagTGACATCAGGCCCTTTTAATGTACATTTCTGGTAATTGCCCCATGTACATATGTCCAGTGATAACCCGAGAAACAAGAGAACGCTACTTTGTTGGTGGTGGAATCTCTTATCATCGATTTACAGCAGCTCTGATCAACTTCCTATACTGTCAATTGCCACTCATTTGGGcgattcttttatttttatttattattattttattattcagGTTTTATATGTGTATGCCAAAACGTATGAACATTTTCTTGACAGCGAAAGTGTGAAAACAGGACCAGTGATCTGATCCAAGATCATACCTTTTTTACAATACACTATCCAATGAGGTGTGAACCAtgtaaaaaaaagctgaaaacacccaaaaattattaaatagAGAAATTTCTTACAAGGAAAATCCCCACATGTCACAGCAGAGGAGCTTTGCAAAATGAAGAATAGAAATTAGAATGGAAATTCATTGTGCGGGTAGGGCTGCAGTTACAACCACTTCCAGAAGCAAAGAATTACCTCTTGAATAAATGTAGATGAGCTTCCAATGAATAATGTCAGGATTTTAATACAAGCAAATATCAACTGTCTACCTACCCAGTTTTACGTCTGTTCTCCCCATATAAACGTTTGGaagaagtatgatttttttttttttttttttttttaaagggttattctacAAAAAGTATTACTATGGAATGAACAGaacatttttatataaaatattattgcaatatatatgcaataaaaacgttcattttacatttttctcTCTGGTAGAGCCCCCTATATTTTACCTCCCTGGTTCCTCTTTGCCTGCTTTTATGTTCTGTAGCTTCCTTGCTCCCTTCTTCCTCTAAGTGCCGGCATAATGATCTCAGAGTAAAGCAGCCCAGACACCTTTCATCCATTCATCCCTACGGCTGGCAAGCCTACCTCCTGTCCTGCGCCAGTTCTTACGTGCACAGCAAAGGTGCAAGACTAGAAGTCAGGACCAGgagtgatgactagggatgagcgaacttcaagtttttaagttcgggttcaggtatATGCTGACTTGCGTtatggccatagacttctattataacggaatgcctctagagGCATTCCGTacttgaattgcgttatggtccacagtaatggaatccataatgcaattcaccataTACCCAAACTTAAAAACTTGAAGTTCGCACATCTCAAGTGATGATGTTTACACAGCCTGGTCCTATGAATCAAAGTGCACGGGGTGCAGCAGCAAGGAGATCGGAGCCTCaaggagtaatggcaacaccccctaTGCTCCTAACCACAATGTAGTCAGTTTTCTTGGCAAACAAGTACATCTAAAAAGGGACATATATTAGACGTGCAAAACgaccaggcaattatcgggaaaggACTGCTCCTTCAtgataactgcctgctcatcagtAGAGGGGAAGAGCTACATTTacctgcagcaatctcctccactgtagGAGGACGAGCGAGATTACTGCCATTGTTTGTCCTCCTACAGattaattgtttctgggcagcagatcactgttcacacaccatgatctgctgcccagaaactatgatttAAAGGGGGTTCTCTGCTTTTGCTATACTGTCGACTtaacctctgcataggtcatcaatatcagataggtgggtgcccgatcagcagtttgaagagaacGAATCGCTCATATGAGCACTgtgttctcttctctgtttacctgctctacATTGAGATTCCAGCAGTAAGCATTAGAGTGAATAGGAGGGAGCCATCACCTCATTGCTTTAATGACATTGCTTGCCGCTGCAAGGTCGACagggagcaggtaaacagaggagAACACAGTGTTTTCTTCAAATAGCATCAGTCAGTAaaagcggagaacccctttaatgtgctgCATGAAAGATTGCTTCAtctgatgaacgagcattttaCGTGTTCATCAGAGGCACATTGCCACGTACCTATTATCGGGAGGGAGGATTCATAGTaacgttcattcccaataattggcccgaGAATTGAGTGGTGCAAATTCACCATTAGATCCGGAAATGTTACATACTCTCTTGATAAGTCAGCACAGAAAAAAACAGGTCATGGTTTTTCATGCTCCAATGTGTCTTCGTAGCTCACTTACCGTCTTGGTTCTGTGCATACACTCGAGAAAGTCTtcaaactccaccttgcactctTTCTGAGCCCGGATGGCTCCAATGCCATGTACACACTCTACCCAGTCTTTCTCAAAGGAATGGCAACGACCAGCCTGGCATAAAGGTTGCTTGGAGCTCTGCAACAGCATCCATTTGTCGATATCGATCCCAATTTTATTCTGAAGATCGAGAAAAGGCATGGCTGTGGAGTGAGGGCACCAAGAAGAATTAATAGCAGATTACACAATGCACATGTCAAGAAAAAGCTACAAACAAGACGTCCTAGCATTTAACtcagaactagtgttgagcgaacttgtgcttTAAGTTCTGCATCCAAAGTTcgtgttatcgaagaatcccgttatggattccgctaccacgattcttcgataaccgaACTTAAaaaacaagtttgctcaacactactcagaaCCCCATACTCAATGGTCAGAGATGAATAAGGAGATTTTATTCTCATCACACAAAGTGTCATAATttcctgatcagtggggatccaaatgctgggacccccaccaaatcTAAGAGTCAAGGGTCCGCAACCCTGTGCAATAAACTGCACCACAGGCTCTTTTATAAAGGTCCATGAGCCAGGTCCTGGCAAAGCAGATGATGAGGCGGGACAGACCTCTATAGCAGCCCCATACAATCTCACAATTTTGGGTTGGGGGGGTTAGCATTCGGAAAGTAATGGTATATACTAGAAAAATACCATCAAacaatccttaaaaaaaaaaaaaaaaaaggacacaaatgttataaaataacaaaagaaacaTTAATCACCCCTGCCGATCTATCGCTGATGGTAAGGTGGTGGCCCCCCGCCCCCATTGCTCTATGCAAACTGCCAGCAATTATgtgctgtactggcacacaaccactgcagccaatcagaggccTCAGTGATCATATAGCCTACTTATTGGCATCACCATACCACTAGTACATGCAGAGGTTCAGAcagggaacccccccccccatactccaCATATTTCGGGACCCCTGTAAGGATTCTGGGCTTGTGAAATCCCACCTGCTCACAATCCACAATAATGTATAGTGAAGTAACATGGAGGGATGGAGTACGTGGATGTGAACCCTACCACGTCCTGCACAGCACCAGGTCACCCATACACCACTTGCATGCTGCTGTCACAGTGACACATACTGCTACGCCCGGCTCTGGATGCTAGCAGCCCAGAGAATTACGCAGAATGGCACATATAAAGCCAAAATGTGACCGCCAATATAATATCATAGAAATGTCACCTGTAGGGATCCGGACGTCCTCTACTCCTGCTACTTCGCGACACTGGCAGCCGTAGAGCGAGTGTCACGTGATGAACAGACGTGCTGCCATATTTGATTCGGGCACATGCAAACATATTCATTCGCCTAGAATAGTAGCAGGAGATTCCTCTCTCATGTATATAGTGTTTGTCTGCTAGCCGTGTGTGTGTAAATGAATGTAATATGAGGGTTATTACAATACCGAATATGACTGTAGCTCGCCAGGAATAAAGCTTTGCTACAGCGCCCCCTGCCTATTGGCGGAACCAAGTTCTAGTACATCAGTTCTGGTCGATAGTGGAGGTAGGACTGTGTGTTGCTATAAAAGTTCATCAAATTGCAGGAAGTATTATGAAGACCTGCACCTACCAGTCGTTTTATGTGAGCAGTGTCAGACCAATCACTGATTAAACCATGGAAGAACTGCACTGACCAGTCAGGGTGCTGTCCCtcgcactatacactgtactgggAGTCAAGCAGGTGTAAGGAACATATCGATACCATCATATAATAAGAGCATGTAATATATATGTACAATGATGTGAAGCGTGCACACACACAGTTGTAATATACACAAAGTGTAATAAATAACAGTCCTGGCAAGTTCGCGCTGCCCCAGCCCGAAAatgaaatgttggtaagtatccCTATGGCAGCACAGTCACGAATGGGTTAAAGCCCCCTAGTTACAACTAGACAGAGACAGGTTAATAAACAGTAATGATCAATCAATTCAAGAGCTTGGCCACTTTCTGATTAtcgttgaccaatgtgtttgtgagatgactatatggcacttactaatacagtctttttttaaattctgcaccattttctatatttcaaaaGCAATgcccccttgtttacaaagtctttggaattcacacagaggtcctgtccataaaacggctgctgatggagggtcatgtgaccaggcaaatcacctccatgtgacgtctcctccattcaaatgcaCCGCACCTGCCATCTTAAGGCGCGGTATGTTTCACTGCAGGAGACGTCACATGGAGGTgatctgcctggtcacatgaccctccatcagcagccgttttatggacaggacctctgtgtggacagcgcaAAAAGACTTGGCACACAAGGGGACATAGCTTATAAAGTattgaaaatggtgcagaatttcaacaaaattatattagtaagtgccatataatcatgttACAAACATATTGGTCAGCGATAACCAGAAAGTGGCTAACCCTTCaacccctttgctaccagcaccatacatgtacggagaTGGActaacatggcgcccgctcgcacgtgcagcgggcatcatatggtttgaaacagcagagacccgcagcCAATGACCGGCAATAATGGCGATCGCGGTTATTGaagcctttatttattttttactcaagTATACTTTTATTAAAAGAAAGTTTTGCACGTACAATAAGACATATCTGTGtcgtaaaataataaaacaatataaaaatacacatattgcatgTCAATTACGGGATTTTACtaagtatgacgtaaagtcatgattttattaaagacacggaggcgagtattgctttaacctttctttacgtctaccatagcagcaaagagaaaaaaagaaggtaTACAGAATGGAAACCATAGTAACAGGCccctcccccttatcccagtatatcccTCCTTGTCTGCCtgggctcttcctctttctttgcgtcTCAACTATCGCTGTTCAACCGGAGTAACAGATGCCGAAACAACTGGGCAACGAAAAAACCTCTTGAACTCGTCGGCGTGGACCGCAACAACCGGACATCCGACTGGACCGGAACTGAGTAACTCCAAACATGAAGCCGTTAGCCTCTCAACCTAGGAAAAAAGGACATAAAGAGAGAAAAACCTTCTAAGAGCGTATTCCAGTGTATTAGAAAAAAACACATAGGATCCATTTGTTGGAAACACTAACAGCTCTAAACTCCTGATCATAGGGTAAATTAACATTATACTTACTTCAAGCCCAAAGGGTGGgtccagggagggcaatactcgcctccgtgtctttaataaaatcatgactttacgtcatacttaGTAAAATCCcgtaattttataacaagacacggaggctcctattgcttgttTAAAGCTGAGCCACTAAAGAATCAAAAGCATGCGAAACCGGTCTAAAATAAAACTCGCGGAAAGTGGAGGAtctggaccaatccgccaatcTCATAACATCTTCCAAGCAAGCCCCAGAGATTGTCATGGAAGTAGCAGCCGCACTGCGAACCGAATGTGCCGTGAAGATAGACGTATCAATCCCGGAAAGGGAGAGAATCCACTTAACCCAGCGAGATAAAGTAACACTGGCAACCGGGGCAAACGGGCTGCGAAACGAGATGAACAAGTGGGGAAGAGAACGAGACCGCAACGGACGGGTTCTGTCCTCATATTCACGCAAGCACGCCACCGGACACAGTTGCGGTGACGCCGGAAAACGGGGATAAGAGACCGACCGGATACTGGTTTTCGTGCGACGGGAAATGTTAAAGTGGACCCCTTCCGGGGTAAAGGATCTAGCGTCCCAATCTAAAGCACGCACATCCGAAACTCTCTTACAGGAGATTAGACAGAATAAAGTGACCAATTTGGCCGATAACTGACGTAATGACAAAAGATCATTTGAGGGCCAACTGACCAAAAACGTTAAGACCTCAGAGACATCCCAGGTTGACGAAAATCGTGGCCGAGGTGGTCGGGCCAAACGTGAGCCCTTGAGCAAACGACAGACCAGGGGATGTTGACCCGCTGGACGTCCCTCGAACCCGTTATGCCTGGAGGAAATTGCTGACCTAAAGACATTGATGGTGCGGTAAGCCTTTCCTGCCTCAAAGAGTGAGGACAAGAAGGCCAAGATGGAATTTACAGGAGCCGCAACGGGATCCAAAGTCCGGTCGACGCACCAGCGAGACCAAGCACCCCAGGCGGCTCGATAAGCCCGTCTCGTCCCGGGCGCCCAAGCGCAGTCCAATAGGAACCTAGTTGTTCCTGAAAGTCCAGCGCCTCCTCCTGGACTCCCGAGATCTTGCAAGCCAGGAGGCGTAGCGATCCGTTCTGCAGAAGTGGGTGAAACTCTCCTGCAGGCCCCCTGAGCAGAGACAACTGAGCGGGAAGGAGAAGCGGAAGATCCACCAGAAGTTCCAGGATTTGAGGGAACCAGGACTGGGCTCTCCAGAATGGAACGATCAGAACCAGGCTCGCCAACTGCTGACGAACCTGAATGAGCACCCGTGGGATGAGCGCAAAGGGAGGGAATGCGTACATCAGCGCGCCTCCCCAATGCTGAAGCAGAGCGTCCACTGCCTCCGCCAAGGGATCCGGcctccagctgaagaacctgggcagTTGTGTATTCAAACGGGAAG
This is a stretch of genomic DNA from Bufo gargarizans isolate SCDJY-AF-19 chromosome 3, ASM1485885v1, whole genome shotgun sequence. It encodes these proteins:
- the NDUFS5 gene encoding NADH dehydrogenase [ubiquinone] iron-sulfur protein 5; translated protein: MPFLDLQNKIGIDIDKWMLLQSSKQPLCQAGRCHSFEKDWVECVHGIGAIRAQKECKVEFEDFLECMHRTKTLERLDAIREQKKKLEKEGKYKAPDFSEDKNTP